A window of Vibrio ishigakensis contains these coding sequences:
- a CDS encoding pseudouridine synthase, giving the protein MSQKPRTGARAFKKPFSKRPSTGRKRPSQAKKPRVAPEDRKVILFNKPFDVLSQFTDGDGRKTLADFVNVKDVYAAGRLDRDSEGLLLLTNDGILQAKLTQPNSKSPKTYWVQVEGAPSEEDLDKLRSGVELKDGMTLPAKVEVMEAPQVWDRNPPVRFRAAIPTTWLSITIIEGRNRQVRRMTANIGFPTLRLIRYSIGNYRLDDLPNGDWKEVKA; this is encoded by the coding sequence ATGTCTCAAAAACCTCGCACTGGAGCAAGAGCGTTTAAAAAGCCCTTTTCCAAGCGACCTTCTACTGGCCGAAAACGCCCGTCTCAAGCCAAGAAACCAAGAGTTGCGCCAGAAGACAGAAAGGTCATCTTGTTTAACAAACCGTTCGATGTCCTCAGCCAGTTTACCGACGGCGATGGTCGCAAAACCCTAGCCGACTTTGTTAACGTCAAGGATGTCTATGCAGCCGGTCGCCTCGATAGAGACAGTGAAGGATTATTGTTACTAACCAATGACGGCATCTTGCAAGCCAAGCTTACCCAGCCAAATTCTAAGTCTCCAAAGACCTACTGGGTTCAGGTAGAGGGGGCACCTTCAGAAGAAGACTTGGATAAGCTCAGAAGTGGGGTCGAGCTAAAAGACGGTATGACGCTGCCCGCTAAGGTAGAAGTAATGGAAGCGCCACAGGTGTGGGATAGAAACCCGCCTGTAAGATTTCGCGCCGCTATCCCAACGACCTGGCTTTCAATCACCATCATAGAGGGTCGAAACCGTCAGGTGCGCCGCATGACCGCCAATATCGGTTTCCCTACCCTGCGCCTGATCCGTTACTCGATCGGAAACTACCGCCTTGACGATCTGCCAAATGGTGATTGGAAAGAGGTCAAAGCATAA
- the hflD gene encoding high frequency lysogenization protein HflD, with protein sequence MANTNYDRTIAFAGICQAVALVQKVAQTGNCDSAAFETSISSIINMNPANTLAVFGHERELKLGLETLSRNIDSSATGNDLTRYIISLMALERKLSQRPDAMSQLADRIRLAERQSDHFDLFDEQMVSNLASIYLDVISPIGPRIQVTGNPAMLQQTGVQAKVRALLLAGIRSAVLWRQVGGKRRHLIFSRKKMVEQAEILLARI encoded by the coding sequence GTGGCAAACACAAACTATGACCGTACCATCGCTTTTGCCGGCATCTGCCAAGCTGTTGCCCTAGTTCAAAAGGTGGCACAAACCGGAAATTGTGACTCGGCCGCGTTTGAAACCTCTATCAGCTCTATCATCAATATGAACCCTGCCAATACTTTGGCAGTGTTCGGTCATGAGCGTGAGCTTAAGCTTGGTCTTGAGACCCTATCACGCAACATCGATAGCTCAGCAACAGGCAATGACCTGACTCGCTATATCATCAGCCTTATGGCGCTAGAGCGTAAGCTAAGCCAGCGCCCTGATGCTATGTCTCAGCTTGCGGATCGCATTCGCCTTGCAGAGCGTCAGTCGGATCACTTCGACCTGTTCGATGAGCAGATGGTAAGCAACCTTGCGAGCATCTACCTAGACGTTATCAGCCCTATCGGCCCACGCATCCAAGTAACCGGTAACCCAGCTATGCTTCAGCAAACTGGGGTACAGGCTAAGGTTCGCGCTCTGCTCCTTGCAGGCATCCGAAGCGCCGTTCTGTGGCGTCAGGTAGGTGGTAAGCGTCGCCATCTTATCTTCAGCCGTAAGAAGATGGTTGAGCAGGCAGAAATCCTGCTCGCTCGAATCTAA
- the mnmA gene encoding tRNA 2-thiouridine(34) synthase MnmA, producing the protein MSDNSQKKVIVGMSGGVDSSVSAYLLLQQGYQVEGLFMKNWEEDDNEEYCTAAEDLADAQAVCDKLGIHLHKINFAAEYWDNVFEYFLEEYKAGRTPNPDILCNKEIKFKAFLEYADEVLDADYIAMGHYVRRTFPTQEELEAGVKPQMLRGLDGNKDQSYFLYTLSSDQVARSLFPVGELEKPEVRRIAEEQDLITAKKKDSTGICFIGERKFTDFLSRYLPAQPGKIETPEGKEIGEHMGLMYHTLGQRKGLHIGGQKGGGGNEAAWYVAEKDLKRNVLIAVQGADHPLLKSEGLLASQLHWVDRTPIREPMKCSVKTRYRQQDIPCTIIPVDDENIKVIFDEPQVAVTPGQSAVFYKDDVCLGGGIIEKRI; encoded by the coding sequence ATGTCTGACAACAGCCAAAAGAAAGTTATCGTCGGTATGTCCGGTGGGGTTGATTCCTCGGTTTCTGCTTACCTGCTTCTTCAGCAAGGTTATCAGGTAGAAGGCCTGTTCATGAAGAACTGGGAAGAGGACGACAACGAAGAGTATTGTACTGCAGCCGAAGACCTTGCCGATGCGCAAGCGGTGTGCGACAAGCTTGGCATCCACCTGCATAAGATCAATTTCGCTGCTGAATACTGGGACAACGTATTTGAATACTTCCTTGAAGAATACAAGGCAGGTCGTACGCCAAACCCAGACATCCTTTGTAACAAAGAAATTAAGTTCAAGGCGTTCCTAGAGTACGCGGATGAAGTGCTTGATGCTGACTACATTGCTATGGGTCATTACGTGCGTCGCACCTTCCCAACGCAAGAGGAGCTTGAAGCAGGCGTTAAGCCACAGATGCTTCGTGGCCTTGATGGCAATAAAGACCAGAGCTACTTCCTATATACGCTAAGCTCTGATCAAGTGGCTCGTAGCCTATTCCCTGTTGGCGAACTGGAAAAACCAGAAGTACGCCGCATTGCAGAAGAGCAAGACCTGATCACTGCGAAGAAAAAAGACTCAACCGGTATCTGTTTTATCGGTGAGCGCAAATTTACAGATTTTCTTTCTCGCTATTTGCCAGCGCAGCCGGGTAAAATCGAGACCCCTGAGGGTAAAGAGATTGGCGAGCACATGGGTCTGATGTATCACACCCTAGGCCAGCGTAAGGGTCTTCACATCGGTGGCCAAAAAGGCGGCGGCGGTAACGAAGCAGCTTGGTATGTTGCCGAGAAAGACCTAAAGCGTAACGTGCTTATCGCAGTTCAAGGTGCGGACCATCCTTTGCTAAAATCGGAAGGCTTACTAGCATCTCAGCTTCACTGGGTAGACAGAACACCTATCCGTGAGCCAATGAAATGCTCAGTGAAAACTCGCTACCGTCAGCAAGATATTCCATGTACCATCATTCCGGTAGATGACGAGAACATCAAGGTTATCTTTGATGAGCCGCAAGTAGCGGTCACCCCAGGTCAATCTGCGGTATTTTATAAAGATGATGTGTGCCTAGGCGGCGGTATCATCGAAAAGCGAATCTAA
- a CDS encoding NADP-dependent isocitrate dehydrogenase has translation MSDQKPTIIYTITDEAPALATYSLLPMIQSFTASSGIAVDTRDISLAGRIIANFAEYLKPEQRIGDALSELGELAKTPEANIIKLPNISASIPQLKAAIAELQAKGYDLPNYPEEPSSDEEKAIQSIYDKIKGSAVNPVLREGNSDRRAPASVKNYAKKNPHSMGKWESNSQSHVSSMQDSDFFGSEKSTTISGETSVRIELRGADGSVETLKSEFPLQDKEIIDTAVMNKKALVAFFEQQIEDAKQNDVLLSLHMKATMMKVSDPVIFGHAVKVYYKDVFEKHGEVFEQLGVDVNNGIGDVYAKIESLPAEQKAKIIADLEAVYETRPALAMVDSDRGITNLHVPSDVIVDASMPAMIRSSGQMWGPDGKQKDTKAMIPDRSYAGVYQAVIEFCKEHGAFDPTTMGSVPNVGLMAQKAEEYGSHDKTFILSKAGTVAVVDASGAVLLEQSVEEGDIFRMCQVKDAPIQDWVKLAVNRSRLSDTPAVFWLDANRAHDAQLIKKVEEYLPQHDTDGLDIRILSPVDATLFSVERIAKGQDTISVTGNVLRDYLTDLFPILELGTSAKMLSIVPLMNGGGLFETGAGGSAPKHVQQVEKENHLRWDSLGEFLALAASLEHLSEVTGNAKAKVLASTLDAATGRFLDENKSPSRRVNELDNRGSHYYLASFWAEALSLQNKDAELAAQFEPVAKALRDSEATIVAELNGAQGVAGELGGYYAPQDELASKLMRPSATLNAIIDALA, from the coding sequence ATGTCTGATCAAAAGCCCACTATTATCTACACCATTACAGACGAGGCCCCAGCGCTAGCGACTTACTCGCTTCTGCCAATGATCCAATCTTTCACCGCATCTAGTGGTATCGCTGTCGATACTCGAGACATATCTCTTGCGGGTCGTATCATTGCTAACTTCGCTGAGTACCTAAAGCCTGAGCAACGTATTGGTGATGCACTGTCCGAGCTAGGTGAGCTGGCTAAAACTCCAGAAGCGAACATCATTAAGCTTCCTAACATCTCAGCGTCTATTCCTCAGCTAAAAGCAGCCATTGCAGAGCTTCAAGCGAAAGGTTATGACCTACCGAACTACCCAGAAGAGCCAAGCTCTGATGAAGAGAAAGCTATCCAGTCTATCTATGACAAGATCAAGGGTAGTGCAGTAAACCCAGTGCTTCGTGAAGGTAACTCTGACCGTCGTGCTCCAGCATCAGTTAAGAACTACGCTAAGAAAAACCCACACTCAATGGGTAAGTGGGAGTCGAACTCTCAGTCTCACGTATCTAGCATGCAAGACAGCGATTTCTTCGGCAGTGAAAAATCGACCACAATCAGTGGCGAAACTTCCGTTCGCATCGAACTTCGCGGCGCGGATGGCAGTGTTGAAACGCTAAAATCTGAGTTCCCTCTTCAAGACAAAGAAATCATCGATACGGCTGTAATGAACAAGAAGGCGCTAGTAGCATTCTTTGAACAGCAAATCGAAGATGCAAAACAAAATGACGTGCTGCTTTCTCTGCACATGAAAGCGACCATGATGAAGGTTTCTGACCCAGTTATCTTTGGTCACGCGGTTAAGGTTTACTACAAAGACGTATTCGAGAAACACGGTGAAGTGTTCGAGCAGCTTGGTGTTGATGTGAACAACGGCATCGGTGATGTGTACGCCAAGATTGAATCTCTGCCAGCTGAGCAAAAAGCAAAGATCATTGCAGATCTAGAGGCTGTATATGAGACTCGTCCTGCACTGGCTATGGTGGATTCAGACCGTGGCATCACTAACCTGCACGTACCATCGGATGTAATTGTTGATGCATCTATGCCAGCAATGATCCGCTCTTCAGGTCAAATGTGGGGTCCAGATGGTAAGCAGAAAGACACTAAGGCGATGATCCCAGACCGTAGCTATGCAGGTGTTTACCAAGCTGTTATCGAGTTCTGTAAAGAGCACGGCGCATTCGACCCAACCACTATGGGTAGTGTGCCAAATGTTGGTCTAATGGCTCAAAAAGCGGAAGAGTACGGCTCGCACGATAAGACATTTATCCTATCTAAAGCAGGTACCGTAGCCGTTGTTGATGCAAGTGGCGCAGTGCTTCTAGAGCAAAGCGTTGAGGAAGGCGATATCTTCCGTATGTGTCAGGTTAAAGATGCACCAATCCAAGATTGGGTGAAGCTTGCGGTGAACCGTTCTCGTCTGTCTGATACGCCAGCAGTATTCTGGCTTGACGCAAACCGTGCACACGATGCTCAGCTTATCAAGAAGGTAGAAGAGTATCTTCCTCAGCACGATACTGACGGTCTAGATATTCGTATCCTATCGCCAGTAGACGCAACGTTATTCTCAGTAGAGCGTATCGCTAAGGGTCAAGACACTATCTCAGTAACAGGTAACGTACTTCGTGACTACCTAACGGATCTTTTCCCAATCTTAGAGCTTGGTACTTCAGCTAAGATGCTGTCTATCGTTCCGCTGATGAATGGTGGTGGCCTGTTTGAAACCGGTGCTGGTGGCTCTGCGCCTAAGCACGTTCAACAGGTAGAGAAAGAGAACCACCTACGTTGGGATTCCCTAGGTGAGTTCCTAGCACTAGCAGCATCTCTTGAGCACCTGAGTGAAGTTACTGGTAATGCGAAGGCTAAGGTTCTAGCAAGCACTCTTGATGCTGCAACGGGTCGCTTCCTTGATGAGAACAAGTCACCATCACGCCGTGTGAACGAGCTAGATAACCGTGGCAGTCACTACTATCTAGCTAGCTTCTGGGCAGAGGCGCTATCTCTTCAGAATAAAGACGCGGAACTTGCAGCTCAGTTTGAACCTGTAGCTAAAGCGCTACGCGATAGTGAAGCAACTATCGTTGCTGAACTGAATGGCGCTCAAGGTGTAGCGGGTGAGCTTGGTGGTTACTACGCACCTCAAGATGAGCTGGCATCGAAACTGATGCGTCCAAGTGCAACCTTGAATGCGATTATCGATGCGCTAGCATAA
- the clpS gene encoding ATP-dependent Clp protease adapter ClpS produces MSKFFEWVTPDSDLLEKEKTEVKPPPMYHVMLNNDDYTPMDFVVEILERFFGMDEDKATQTMLQVHYQGKARCGTFTAEVAETKVAQVTAYSKECEHPLLCTMERA; encoded by the coding sequence ATGAGTAAATTTTTTGAATGGGTGACTCCAGACTCTGACTTGCTGGAGAAGGAAAAAACTGAGGTAAAACCGCCACCTATGTATCACGTTATGCTAAATAACGATGATTACACCCCGATGGATTTCGTTGTAGAGATTCTCGAGCGTTTCTTTGGCATGGACGAAGACAAAGCGACGCAAACCATGCTACAGGTGCACTATCAAGGGAAAGCACGCTGCGGCACTTTCACCGCCGAGGTCGCTGAGACCAAAGTGGCGCAAGTGACAGCCTACTCAAAGGAATGCGAGCACCCATTGCTTTGCACTATGGAAAGAGCATAG
- a CDS encoding LysR family transcriptional regulator → MLLEDLKVVIKVAECRSITAAAIELDMRTATASAAVKRVEKSLGFELFTRTTRQLRLSTSGEKYLPQCEQAMAMLDKARQSMKDDLDIIDGDIRIALSSDLGRNVVTPWLDEIMDKHPNLKLRVNITDSNVDFYRDSIDIALRYGSPNDANVYGFKICDVPRVLCASPEYLAHAGSPKHPNDLVSHQGLLYQLYDILHSTWQFRKGKQQFKVKISGERASNDGDLVRRWCVAGKGIALKSCLDMSQDLLSGKVKRLLKGYQAEQTELWLIFPSRQSITPAARLIRDMLQTNTDALLKELKAKQII, encoded by the coding sequence GTGTTATTAGAAGACTTGAAGGTAGTCATTAAGGTGGCTGAGTGTCGCAGTATTACTGCCGCAGCGATTGAACTTGATATGAGAACCGCTACCGCCAGCGCTGCGGTCAAGCGAGTGGAAAAGTCCCTTGGTTTTGAATTGTTTACCCGCACCACTAGGCAGTTGCGGCTCTCAACATCTGGAGAGAAGTATCTACCTCAATGCGAGCAGGCTATGGCCATGCTGGACAAAGCCAGACAAAGTATGAAGGATGATCTGGATATCATAGATGGAGATATTCGCATCGCTCTTTCATCGGACTTAGGACGAAACGTAGTCACGCCTTGGCTTGATGAGATCATGGACAAGCACCCCAATCTCAAGCTGAGGGTTAACATCACCGATAGCAATGTGGACTTCTATCGCGACTCCATCGATATTGCCCTGCGCTACGGCTCACCTAATGATGCCAATGTTTATGGTTTTAAGATCTGCGATGTGCCTAGAGTTTTATGTGCCTCTCCCGAATATCTCGCGCACGCTGGCTCTCCCAAACATCCGAACGATTTGGTAAGTCATCAGGGTCTCTTGTATCAGCTTTACGACATCCTACATAGCACTTGGCAATTCCGTAAAGGTAAACAGCAGTTCAAAGTAAAGATAAGTGGAGAGCGGGCCAGCAACGATGGCGATCTAGTCAGGCGATGGTGTGTGGCAGGTAAGGGCATAGCGCTTAAGTCTTGCCTAGACATGTCCCAAGATCTGTTGAGCGGGAAAGTAAAAAGGCTACTCAAAGGATACCAAGCCGAGCAAACGGAGCTGTGGCTCATTTTCCCGAGCCGTCAGTCCATTACACCCGCTGCCCGTCTTATCCGCGACATGCTTCAAACCAACACTGATGCTTTACTAAAAGAGTTAAAGGCTAAGCAAATAATCTGA
- the cspD gene encoding cold shock domain-containing protein CspD: MATGTVKWFNNAKGFGFICPEGEDGDVFAHYSTIQMDGYRTLKAGQTVTYEVEQGPKGYHASAVVPIETDASK, from the coding sequence ATGGCAACAGGTACAGTTAAATGGTTTAACAACGCCAAAGGGTTTGGGTTTATCTGCCCTGAAGGCGAAGACGGAGATGTGTTCGCACACTATTCCACCATCCAGATGGATGGCTACCGCACGTTGAAGGCGGGACAAACCGTAACCTATGAAGTAGAACAAGGGCCTAAAGGCTACCACGCCAGTGCCGTCGTCCCCATTGAAACTGATGCGTCGAAATAA
- a CDS encoding basic amino acid/polyamine antiporter — protein MSNKNTVGLIGLIAIVFSSMIGSGIFSIPQNMAEQASIGAVGLAWLITGIGMLLLVQTFKILAEHKPHLNSGIFSYAKAGFGEYIGFHSAWGYWLMTCMGNVALAVMINDSLGLFFPALLNHGIETVILCSALLWGMNAIALRGTGSSSFINIISTIMKLAGLVIIIGIVLYSFDSDMLSVDVWGVENDLGPVVDQIQSTMMVTLWCFVGIEGAVVLSGRARKKSDVGKATLIGFLVAITMYTLISVLSFGILPQSELAQLSNPSAASLLEAAIGPHGRLLVNICVLISVFGALVAWTMLVAEVPYEAGKVGEFPKFFARTNKNEAPVMALNVSTSFMQVCVLMVVMFENVYLAAINIASVIVLPCYLLSCLYLLKISINYKELGLKTRNNGYVILSGIAALFCLWLITAAGLEYQLLATILYATGIPFFRYTHASRIKAGEMIYSKSDKWIELILILLALVSVYLLFTGQLQA, from the coding sequence ATGAGCAATAAAAACACAGTAGGTCTAATCGGCCTTATCGCTATCGTATTCAGCTCTATGATAGGCAGTGGCATATTCAGCATTCCACAGAACATGGCTGAGCAAGCCTCCATCGGTGCGGTGGGCCTAGCTTGGCTTATCACAGGTATCGGCATGCTACTGCTAGTGCAAACCTTTAAGATCCTTGCTGAGCATAAACCCCACCTTAACTCTGGCATCTTCTCTTACGCAAAAGCAGGTTTTGGCGAGTACATAGGTTTCCATTCAGCATGGGGCTACTGGTTGATGACCTGTATGGGCAACGTTGCCCTTGCAGTAATGATCAATGATTCACTGGGTCTCTTCTTCCCTGCCCTTTTAAACCACGGTATCGAAACCGTTATTCTGTGCTCTGCTCTTCTTTGGGGTATGAATGCGATTGCCCTTCGCGGTACCGGCAGTTCGTCTTTCATCAACATCATCTCAACCATAATGAAACTGGCAGGATTGGTAATCATTATCGGTATCGTTCTATACAGCTTTGATAGCGACATGCTATCAGTGGATGTTTGGGGTGTAGAGAATGACCTAGGTCCAGTTGTGGATCAGATCCAGAGCACCATGATGGTTACTCTTTGGTGTTTCGTGGGTATCGAGGGTGCCGTTGTTCTATCTGGCCGAGCACGTAAGAAATCCGATGTAGGTAAAGCAACCCTGATTGGCTTCTTAGTTGCCATAACCATGTATACGCTGATCTCAGTTCTCTCCTTCGGCATCTTGCCTCAATCGGAACTGGCACAGCTATCTAACCCGTCAGCGGCCTCACTACTTGAAGCCGCGATTGGCCCTCATGGTCGCCTACTCGTGAACATCTGTGTGCTTATCTCTGTATTTGGCGCATTGGTCGCTTGGACCATGTTGGTAGCAGAAGTGCCTTACGAAGCGGGCAAAGTTGGCGAATTCCCGAAATTCTTTGCTCGCACCAACAAGAATGAAGCCCCAGTGATGGCGCTGAACGTGTCTACCTCATTCATGCAGGTGTGCGTGCTAATGGTAGTAATGTTCGAGAACGTTTACCTTGCGGCCATCAACATTGCGTCGGTCATAGTGTTGCCTTGTTATCTATTAAGCTGTTTGTATCTACTTAAGATCTCAATCAACTATAAAGAGTTGGGTCTAAAAACGCGCAACAATGGCTATGTGATTTTATCGGGTATCGCTGCTCTATTCTGCCTATGGCTGATCACCGCTGCGGGTCTTGAGTACCAACTTTTAGCAACCATCCTATACGCAACCGGTATTCCGTTTTTCCGCTACACCCACGCATCACGTATTAAGGCGGGTGAGATGATCTACTCAAAGTCAGATAAGTGGATTGAACTGATTTTGATTTTGCTAGCGCTAGTTTCGGTTTACCTACTGTTTACCGGACAGCTTCAAGCCTAA
- a CDS encoding alpha/beta fold hydrolase, whose protein sequence is MKWMLSLSLCLLLVGCTKSDPNAYSSFDPQNHNQQVIIVHGLARSASSMEDMSDMVKQRGYRVCVVDYPTLVSNVDKTLEQSSTQIDECVTKFEHKLSEEHETGTIHFVGHSLGGLVIRSYLADHQELVKSDTMGKVVFVGTPNHGSDVADFFSSIWLLPLAGDTAKSLTTDQNSLPNTLPEPDYDFGVIAGTDSYPILKYMFDNDNDGLVSVNSTRLPGMQDFIEVDIKHDSLRSDPYVTQLIVNYLSQGKFANVDVDENNPELNRQ, encoded by the coding sequence ATGAAGTGGATGTTATCGCTGTCGCTTTGTTTACTCCTTGTTGGGTGTACTAAATCTGATCCCAATGCTTATTCTTCATTTGACCCGCAAAACCACAATCAGCAAGTGATCATTGTCCATGGTCTGGCACGCAGTGCATCCTCGATGGAAGATATGTCGGACATGGTTAAACAGCGCGGTTATCGTGTCTGTGTTGTGGATTATCCAACCCTAGTGAGCAATGTGGATAAAACTCTAGAGCAGAGCTCTACGCAGATAGACGAGTGCGTGACCAAGTTTGAGCACAAACTTAGTGAAGAGCATGAGACCGGAACTATCCACTTTGTAGGTCACTCTCTAGGCGGGTTAGTTATTCGTTCATATCTGGCTGACCATCAAGAGCTGGTTAAGTCAGATACTATGGGCAAGGTGGTGTTTGTGGGAACGCCAAATCACGGTAGCGATGTGGCAGACTTCTTCTCTAGTATCTGGCTGTTGCCACTAGCGGGTGATACTGCCAAGTCTTTGACTACTGACCAAAACAGCTTGCCAAACACTCTCCCTGAGCCTGATTACGACTTTGGCGTAATCGCAGGCACAGACAGCTACCCAATCCTTAAGTACATGTTTGATAATGATAACGACGGCTTGGTGTCAGTAAATTCGACTCGATTGCCGGGAATGCAGGATTTTATAGAGGTGGATATCAAGCACGATAGTTTGCGCAGTGACCCTTATGTCACTCAGCTTATCGTGAACTATCTCTCTCAAGGTAAGTTTGCCAACGTGGATGTGGACGAGAACAATCCGGAATTGAACAGACAATAA
- the clpA gene encoding ATP-dependent Clp protease ATP-binding subunit ClpA, producing MLNKELESSLNNAFAQARDKRHEFMTVEHLLLALLDNQSAQDALKACGANLDVIRQELDVFIEQTTPLIAVDDTTRETQPTLSFQRVLQRAVFHVQSSGRNEVSGANVLVAIFSEQESHAAYLLKKNDVSRLDIVNYISHGITKTPKDEPSELFGNTEAAEEVNQEDKLENFATNLNAVARAGKIDPLIGRDQELERTIQVLCRRRKNNPLLVGEAGVGKTAIAEGLAWRIVEGDVPEVIANSVIYSLDIGSLLAGTKYRGDFEKRFKNILKQLEKEEDAVLFIDEIHTIIGAGAASGGQVDAANLIKPLLSSGKLRCIGSTTYQEYSTIFEKERALSRRFQKIDVVEPSLDDTTKILMGLKSKYEQHHEVRYTNKALRAAVELSAKYINERHLPDKAIDVIDEAGAKSRLVPTSRRKKTVGVGDIEAMVAKMARIPEKSVSSSDKDILQKLDSKMKLLVFGQDQAIDVLSESIKLSRAGLGAENKPVGSFLFAGPTGVGKTEVTVQLSKLMGIELLRFDMSEYGERHSISRLIGAPPGYVGYDQGGLLTDAVIKHPHSVVLLDEIEKAHPDIFNLLLQVMDNGTLTDNNGRKADFRNVILVMTTNAGVVETEKQSIGLIQQDHAPDAMAAIKKVFTPEFRNRLDNIIWFNSLDEHVIHQVVDKFIVELQAQLDSRGVSLEVSEDARHWLAVKGYDKAMGARPMSRVIQENLKKPLANELLFGSLVNGGSVVVNLEGEELKFQYLGTEEEALNH from the coding sequence ATGCTAAACAAAGAACTTGAATCCAGTTTGAACAATGCGTTCGCGCAAGCTCGCGATAAACGCCATGAGTTTATGACAGTCGAGCATTTACTCTTGGCTCTACTCGACAATCAGTCGGCGCAGGACGCATTAAAGGCTTGTGGCGCTAACCTCGATGTTATCCGTCAAGAGCTAGATGTCTTTATCGAACAAACCACTCCCTTGATCGCGGTGGATGACACCACTCGCGAGACTCAACCAACACTCAGTTTCCAGCGCGTTCTGCAACGCGCAGTGTTCCACGTACAATCCTCTGGTCGCAATGAAGTCTCAGGCGCAAATGTGCTAGTGGCAATCTTCAGCGAACAGGAATCTCATGCAGCGTATCTTCTGAAGAAGAACGATGTAAGCCGCCTAGATATCGTTAACTACATCTCTCACGGCATCACCAAGACGCCAAAAGATGAGCCTTCTGAGCTATTTGGTAATACCGAAGCAGCAGAAGAGGTTAATCAAGAAGACAAGCTAGAAAACTTTGCAACCAACCTGAACGCGGTTGCTCGCGCGGGCAAGATTGACCCGTTAATTGGTCGTGACCAAGAGCTTGAGCGCACCATCCAAGTGCTGTGCCGTCGCCGTAAGAACAACCCGCTTCTAGTAGGTGAGGCTGGTGTTGGTAAAACCGCAATCGCTGAGGGTCTTGCATGGCGTATCGTTGAAGGTGACGTACCTGAGGTTATCGCTAACAGCGTTATCTACTCTCTAGATATCGGTTCGCTTCTTGCGGGCACTAAATATCGTGGTGACTTCGAGAAGCGCTTTAAGAACATCCTAAAGCAGCTAGAGAAAGAAGAAGATGCGGTGCTATTTATCGATGAGATCCACACCATCATCGGTGCGGGTGCGGCCTCTGGTGGTCAAGTCGATGCGGCTAACCTGATCAAGCCACTTCTTAGCAGCGGTAAACTGCGTTGCATCGGCTCAACGACCTATCAAGAATACAGCACCATTTTCGAGAAAGAGCGTGCACTGTCTCGCCGTTTCCAAAAGATCGATGTGGTAGAGCCTTCTCTAGATGACACCACTAAAATCTTGATGGGTCTGAAATCTAAATATGAGCAGCACCACGAGGTGCGTTACACCAACAAAGCGCTGCGCGCCGCGGTAGAGCTTTCTGCCAAATACATCAATGAGCGTCATCTGCCAGACAAAGCGATCGACGTTATCGATGAAGCGGGTGCTAAAAGCCGTTTAGTTCCAACCAGTCGCCGTAAGAAGACTGTGGGCGTAGGTGATATCGAGGCCATGGTGGCTAAGATGGCGCGTATCCCTGAAAAATCGGTTTCTTCTTCAGACAAAGATATCCTGCAAAAACTGGATAGCAAGATGAAGTTGCTGGTGTTCGGTCAAGACCAAGCTATCGATGTGTTGAGTGAATCTATCAAGCTGTCTCGCGCGGGTCTTGGCGCGGAGAATAAACCAGTGGGTTCATTCCTGTTCGCAGGTCCTACAGGTGTGGGTAAAACAGAGGTAACGGTTCAGCTATCTAAACTAATGGGTATTGAACTTCTGCGATTTGATATGTCTGAATATGGCGAACGCCACTCAATTTCACGTTTGATTGGTGCGCCTCCAGGTTATGTAGGATATGACCAAGGCGGTCTGTTGACCGATGCGGTAATCAAGCATCCTCATTCGGTTGTACTGTTGGATGAGATCGAGAAAGCTCACCCAGATATCTTTAACCTGCTACTTCAGGTAATGGATAACGGCACCCTAACGGACAACAACGGCCGTAAAGCGGATTTCCGTAATGTTATCCTAGTGATGACCACAAACGCCGGTGTGGTTGAGACTGAGAAGCAATCTATAGGTCTTATTCAGCAAGATCATGCACCAGATGCGATGGCAGCAATTAAAAAGGTATTTACCCCAGAGTTTAGAAACCGTCTAGACAACATCATCTGGTTTAATAGTCTAGATGAACATGTAATCCATCAGGTAGTGGATAAGTTCATTGTTGAGCTTCAGGCGCAGCTGGATTCACGTGGTGTGTCTCTAGAGGTAAGCGAGGATGCTCGTCACTGGTTGGCCGTTAAAGGCTATGACAAGGCGATGGGCGCGCGTCCAATGTCTCGCGTCATCCAAGAGAACCTTAAGAAACCATTGGCAAATGAATTACTGTTTGGCTCGCTAGTCAACGGTGGTTCGGTTGTGGTGAATCTTGAGGGTGAAGAGCTGAAATTCCAGTATCTTGGCACTGAAGAAGAAGCACTTAATCACTAA